A DNA window from Centropristis striata isolate RG_2023a ecotype Rhode Island chromosome 10, C.striata_1.0, whole genome shotgun sequence contains the following coding sequences:
- the kctd4 gene encoding BTB/POZ domain-containing protein KCTD4 — MEWNLRRMESELRHINPDLLQPSKSFKKPSSGTITINVGGFLYTAHRTTLSKQQGSFLEELANGKKPVQHTDSMGNPFIDRDGPVFRHVLNYLRTGELQLPDDFREAGLLRREADFYRLSELVEAVVEWESQRAAQREAAFLEVTDSHERSQGLKVYCSDSIFIDKVKARLVQISKSRLDGFPEEFVVSSNVIQFRHFIKSEPGSRLVLKEDSTFLCTLDCLKLETVMLALRSGFKLVTSLDSSKGSVVAAEALHFVK; from the coding sequence ATGGAATGGAACCTCAGAAGGATGGAAAGTGAACTGAGGCACATCAACCCGGACCTGCTGCAGCCCAGCAAGAGCTTCAAGAAGCCATCTTCTGGCACCATCACCATCAACGTAGGGGGGTTCCTGTACACAGCCCACCGGACCACCCTTTCCAAACAGCAGGGTTCCTTTCTGGAAGAGTTGGCCAACGGTAAGAAGCCGGTACAGCACACCGATTCCATGGGCAACCCCTTCATCGACAGAGATGGTCCAGTTTTTCGCCATGTGCTCAACTACCTTCGAACCGGCGAGCTCCAGCTGCCTGACGACTTCCGGGAGGCAGGGCTCCTGCGGCGGGAGGCAGATTTTTACCGTCTCAGTGAACTCGTCGAGGCCGTGGTTGAGTGGGAAAGCCAGAGGGCGGCCCAGCGGGAGGCTGCCTTTTTGGAGGTGACGGATAGCCATGAGAGGTCGCAGGGCCTCAAGGTGTACTGCAGTGACTCCATCTTCATCGACAAGGTCAAAGCTCGGCTGGTGCAGATCTCCAAGAGTCGCCTGGATGGCTTCCCGGAAGAATTTGTGGTGTCGTCCAACGTGATCCAGTTCCGGCACTTCATCAAATCGGAGCCCGGCTCGCGGCTCGTACTGAAGGAGGACAGCACATTCCTGTGCACACTTGACTGTCTGAAACTAGAGACAGTGATGCTAGCGCTGAGATCAGGCTTCAAGCTGGTCACCAGCCTCGACAGCAGCAAGGGCTCTGTGGTGGCAGCTGAGGCCCTGCACTTTGTCAAGTAG